A section of the Campylobacter porcelli genome encodes:
- the metX gene encoding homoserine O-acetyltransferase MetX produces the protein MEIYRAVEHFDEPLHLESGRILSEFDLAYECYGKLNDDKGNVIVVCHALTGSAHAAGIHKGDRKPGWWDGVIGDNKTIDTTKYFVICVNILGSSFGSTNPLSIEPSTKKEYRLRFPVLVISDVVRAQMRLFDRLGIKEVYAVIGGSLGGMQALCFAIEFPNFAKRVIMLATTYATKAWAIAFNKIAIEGIVKDPNFKGGYYDKDDIEANGLIGMALGRMAGHISFLSPATMDKKFGRKYVETDGLYELLGRFEVDRYMEYNGNNFPKRFDPLSYLYVIKMMNNFDCTRHYGSLNEALMLTRARLTFISFSGDILFPPNLMLEMYEALVSIGQGHRGRYICVESDYGHDSFLVEIDKIEEHIKRALDE, from the coding sequence GTGGAAATATATAGAGCTGTAGAGCATTTTGATGAGCCGTTGCATTTAGAGAGTGGGCGAATTTTAAGTGAATTTGATCTAGCTTATGAGTGCTATGGCAAGTTAAATGATGATAAGGGCAATGTTATAGTAGTTTGCCACGCACTTACTGGATCAGCTCACGCTGCTGGTATCCATAAGGGAGATAGAAAGCCTGGTTGGTGGGATGGCGTAATAGGCGATAATAAGACGATTGATACTACTAAATATTTTGTGATTTGTGTAAATATTTTGGGTAGTTCATTTGGCTCTACTAATCCTTTAAGCATAGAGCCAAGCACAAAAAAAGAGTATAGACTTCGCTTTCCTGTCCTTGTAATTAGCGATGTGGTTAGGGCGCAGATGAGGTTATTTGATAGGCTAGGAATTAAAGAGGTGTATGCGGTTATAGGTGGGAGCCTTGGGGGTATGCAAGCTTTGTGCTTTGCTATAGAGTTTCCAAATTTTGCCAAAAGAGTAATAATGCTAGCGACTACTTATGCTACTAAGGCTTGGGCTATTGCTTTTAATAAAATTGCGATTGAAGGCATAGTAAAAGATCCAAATTTTAAAGGCGGATACTATGATAAAGATGATATAGAGGCAAATGGCTTAATAGGAATGGCACTTGGTAGAATGGCTGGGCATATTAGCTTTTTAAGTCCTGCTACGATGGATAAAAAATTTGGTAGAAAATATGTAGAAACAGATGGATTATATGAGCTTTTAGGAAGGTTTGAAGTCGATAGATACATGGAGTATAATGGCAATAACTTCCCTAAAAGATTTGATCCACTATCATATCTATATGTTATAAAGATGATGAATAACTTTGATTGCACTAGGCATTATGGCTCACTTAATGAGGCTTTAATGCTTACTCGTGCTAGACTTACATTTATCTCATTTAGCGGAGATATTTTATTTCCACCAAATTTAATGCTTGAGATGTATGAGGCTTTAGTTAGTATAGGACAAGGGCATAGAGGTAGATATATATGCGTTGAGAGTGATTATGGGCATGATTCATTTTTAGTAGAGATAGATAAGATAGAAGAGCATATTAAAAGGGCGTTAGATGAGTGA
- a CDS encoding NADH:flavin oxidoreductase: MSILFEPIKVGNFTLPNRIAMPPMCVYKARDYSGLPRCFHRLHYPARSLGGVGFIIVEATAVSPEGCISKNDLGLWSDNQIEAHAKLNYEIKKYTTQTTAIQLGHAGAKGTCDNILSPSGICFSPEYDRPKELTTQEIYEIVTKFKDAAIRAKAANYDIVEIHAAHGYLISEFLSPLTNKRDDDFGGSIENRMRLLSLISQEIAPIIPFGVRISADDWEVGGNTIEDSKIVAKKCADLGACYISVSAGGVVSKPSLLPEIKPLYQANYAKAIKEVVGIPVIGVGLITTKEQGEEMIEGGYCDIVAYGRELLRNPNFALYAAASEGKSELIDFSYQRAF; this comes from the coding sequence ATGTCTATTTTATTTGAACCTATTAAAGTTGGGAATTTTACACTACCAAATCGTATAGCTATGCCACCAATGTGCGTTTATAAAGCAAGGGATTATAGCGGATTGCCACGATGTTTTCATAGATTACACTATCCGGCTAGATCGCTTGGCGGAGTGGGATTTATCATAGTTGAGGCTACGGCTGTATCGCCAGAGGGTTGTATATCTAAAAATGATTTAGGTCTATGGAGTGATAATCAGATAGAAGCACACGCTAAATTAAACTATGAAATTAAAAAATATACCACTCAAACCACAGCCATTCAGCTAGGACACGCTGGAGCTAAGGGAACTTGCGATAATATACTAAGCCCTAGCGGTATATGCTTTAGCCCTGAATATGACCGCCCAAAGGAGCTAACTACTCAAGAGATTTATGAGATTGTAACGAAATTTAAAGATGCTGCCATAAGGGCTAAGGCTGCTAATTATGATATTGTGGAGATTCACGCAGCTCATGGGTATTTGATTAGCGAGTTTTTAAGCCCATTAACCAATAAAAGAGATGATGACTTTGGTGGAAGTATTGAAAATAGAATGCGACTTTTAAGCCTAATTTCTCAAGAGATAGCTCCTATTATCCCATTTGGCGTGCGCATTAGTGCTGATGATTGGGAAGTAGGTGGTAATACTATAGAAGATAGCAAAATAGTAGCTAAAAAGTGTGCTGATTTAGGTGCGTGCTATATCAGCGTATCAGCTGGTGGAGTGGTATCTAAGCCAAGTTTATTGCCAGAGATTAAGCCCCTTTATCAGGCTAATTACGCTAAGGCTATTAAAGAGGTTGTGGGTATCCCTGTTATTGGAGTGGGGTTGATTACCACAAAAGAGCAAGGCGAGGAGATGATCGAGGGTGGATATTGTGATATTGTAGCTTATGGTAGAGAGCTTTTACGCAATCCAAATTTCGCACTATACGCAGCTGCTAGTGAGGGCAAAAGTGAGCTTATAGACTTCTCATACCAAAGGGCATTTTAA
- the xseB gene encoding exodeoxyribonuclease VII small subunit, protein MSENFESKIEKIEKLLESLNDENLTLSDSVKLYKDGLKLVNEARAMLENAKLEITQIGEESE, encoded by the coding sequence ATGAGTGAAAATTTTGAAAGTAAGATTGAGAAAATTGAGAAGCTTTTAGAGAGTTTAAATGATGAGAATTTAACTCTTAGCGATAGCGTGAAGTTATATAAAGATGGATTGAAATTAGTTAATGAAGCAAGGGCTATGCTAGAAAATGCTAAGCTTGAGATTACTCAAATAGGAGAAGAGAGTGAGTAG
- the gatA gene encoding Asp-tRNA(Asn)/Glu-tRNA(Gln) amidotransferase subunit GatA: MISLKEAIKLNSNELNTLRKELIEKIKATKEIGAYIEQLTNSDIDESFAGVPIAIKDNIQVKNWSITSCSKILQGYKAPYNATVINKLIASSLAPFGRTNMDEFAMGSTTESSYYGKTLNPLDHTRVPGGSSGGSAAAVAAGIAIAALGSDTGGSIRQPAAFCGCVGFKPTYGRVSRYGLAAYSSSLDQIGPITQNVEDAAILYDIIAGYDKLDSTSANLDFSPVTPNLNPNRKLKIAVIKNYIDEASKPVRDALNLTIEKLKNAGHDICYKDLANSKYNIAAYYIIATAEASANLSRYDGVRYGNRASADTLGQMYANTRGEGFGVEVQRRMLLGTFVLSSGYYDAYYIKAQKARAFIKREYDEILSEADIILMPVAPSVAYKFGELKNPLSAYLSDIYTIGVNLAGLPAITVPVASDENGLNISAQLIGAAWQEQVVLDAALNLENIVKGN, translated from the coding sequence GTGATAAGTTTAAAAGAGGCTATAAAATTAAATTCTAACGAGCTAAATACACTTCGTAAAGAGCTGATTGAAAAGATAAAAGCAACCAAAGAGATAGGTGCTTATATCGAGCAGCTCACAAATAGCGATATTGATGAGAGCTTTGCTGGTGTGCCAATTGCTATAAAGGATAATATACAAGTTAAAAATTGGAGCATTACTAGCTGCTCAAAGATCTTACAAGGGTATAAAGCGCCATATAACGCAACGGTTATAAATAAGCTAATTGCTTCTAGTCTAGCGCCATTTGGTAGGACTAATATGGATGAATTTGCCATGGGTAGCACTACTGAAAGCTCATATTATGGTAAAACGCTAAATCCGCTTGATCACACTAGAGTACCAGGTGGAAGTAGTGGCGGGAGTGCGGCTGCTGTGGCTGCTGGAATAGCGATAGCAGCGCTTGGTAGCGATACTGGTGGTAGCATACGCCAGCCGGCTGCGTTTTGTGGTTGCGTGGGATTTAAGCCTACATATGGTAGGGTAAGTAGATATGGTTTGGCTGCTTACTCTAGTAGCTTAGATCAGATTGGGCCAATTACACAAAATGTAGAAGATGCTGCGATTTTGTATGATATTATCGCTGGATATGATAAATTAGATAGCACAAGTGCGAATTTGGATTTTAGTCCAGTTACGCCAAATTTAAATCCAAATAGAAAATTAAAAATCGCAGTGATTAAAAATTATATAGATGAGGCTAGTAAGCCTGTGAGAGATGCTTTAAATTTGACTATAGAGAAGCTTAAAAACGCTGGTCATGATATATGCTATAAGGATTTAGCAAATTCCAAGTATAATATAGCAGCATACTATATAATTGCTACGGCTGAAGCTAGTGCGAATTTAAGTCGCTATGATGGCGTAAGATATGGCAATAGAGCCTCGGCTGATACTTTAGGGCAGATGTATGCTAATACTAGAGGCGAGGGCTTTGGTGTTGAAGTTCAGCGAAGAATGCTACTTGGGACATTTGTTTTAAGTAGTGGGTATTATGATGCTTACTATATCAAAGCACAAAAGGCAAGGGCTTTTATCAAGCGTGAATATGATGAGATTTTAAGCGAGGCAGATATAATCTTAATGCCAGTAGCTCCATCTGTAGCATATAAATTTGGCGAATTAAAAAACCCTTTGAGTGCGTATCTAAGCGATATATATACAATTGGAGTAAATTTAGCAGGGTTGCCAGCTATTACTGTGCCAGTAGCAAGTGATGAAAATGGGCTAAATATATCAGCTCAATTAATAGGCGCAGCGTGGCAAGAGCAGGTGGTTTTAGATGCGGCTTTAAATTTAGAGAATATAGTAAAAGGAAATTAA
- the guaB gene encoding IMP dehydrogenase: protein MKIIKRALTFEDVLLVPQYSDILPKQVDIKSKFSKNIELNIPVVSAAMDTVTEHRTAIMMARLGGIGVIHKNMDLESQVKEVKKVKKSESGVIMDPISITAEASIKEALELMSDYRISGVPVIDENRVLIGILTNRDLRFENDYSKKVGEVMTKAPLITAPSGCTLDDAQKIFSTNKVEKLPIVDDSGKLEGLITIKDLKKRKEYPNANKDKFGRLRVAAAIGVGQIDRAKALAEAGVDALVMDSAHGHSKGIIDTLKEIKSLISGVDIVVGNVANPKAVIDLIKAGADGVKVGIGPGSICTTRIVAGVGVPQITAISDCADAAKEFNIPIIADGGIKYSGDFAKALAAGASCIMVGSLLAGCDESPGELVTFQGRQYKSYRGMGSIGAMTRGSSDRYFQEGTAQDKLVPEGIEGRVPYAGTIRDVIHQLIGGLRSSMGYCGSKDIKTFQDKAEFVEITSAGLKESHAHDVIITQEAPNYRVN, encoded by the coding sequence ATGAAAATCATAAAAAGAGCCTTGACATTTGAAGATGTTTTGTTAGTGCCTCAATACTCAGATATTTTACCAAAACAAGTAGATATAAAATCTAAATTTAGCAAAAATATTGAGCTAAACATACCTGTAGTTTCAGCTGCGATGGATACGGTTACTGAGCATAGAACGGCTATTATGATGGCTAGGCTTGGGGGCATTGGGGTTATACATAAAAATATGGATTTAGAGTCTCAAGTAAAAGAGGTTAAAAAGGTCAAAAAAAGCGAAAGTGGCGTTATCATGGATCCTATATCCATCACAGCTGAAGCTAGTATTAAAGAGGCTTTGGAGCTAATGAGTGATTATAGAATTTCAGGTGTGCCAGTAATTGATGAAAATAGGGTATTAATAGGGATTTTGACAAATCGTGATTTAAGATTTGAGAATGACTATAGTAAAAAAGTAGGCGAGGTCATGACTAAAGCCCCGCTCATCACAGCACCATCAGGATGCACGCTAGATGATGCACAAAAGATATTTTCAACCAACAAAGTAGAAAAGCTCCCTATAGTTGATGATAGCGGTAAATTAGAGGGTTTAATAACCATTAAAGATCTTAAAAAACGAAAAGAGTATCCAAATGCTAATAAAGATAAATTTGGTCGCCTTAGAGTAGCTGCGGCCATTGGAGTTGGGCAGATAGATAGAGCAAAAGCTTTAGCTGAAGCTGGAGTTGATGCTTTAGTAATGGACTCAGCTCATGGTCATAGCAAAGGGATTATAGATACTCTAAAAGAGATTAAATCCCTAATAAGTGGAGTAGATATAGTAGTAGGCAATGTAGCTAACCCAAAAGCGGTAATTGATCTGATAAAAGCTGGAGCTGATGGGGTAAAAGTTGGCATAGGTCCAGGCTCGATATGCACTACTAGAATTGTAGCTGGAGTTGGGGTGCCTCAAATTACGGCTATTAGTGATTGTGCTGATGCGGCTAAGGAATTTAATATCCCAATCATCGCTGATGGTGGTATAAAATATAGTGGCGATTTTGCCAAGGCTTTAGCAGCTGGTGCTAGCTGCATTATGGTAGGAAGCTTGCTTGCAGGGTGCGATGAGAGTCCAGGTGAGTTAGTAACCTTCCAAGGGCGTCAATATAAGAGCTATAGAGGTATGGGAAGTATCGGAGCTATGACAAGAGGAAGTAGCGATAGATATTTTCAAGAAGGCACCGCTCAAGATAAGCTAGTGCCAGAAGGGATAGAGGGTCGTGTGCCATATGCTGGGACAATCCGTGATGTGATCCATCAGTTAATTGGTGGGCTAAGAAGCTCAATGGGGTATTGTGGTAGTAAGGATATTAAAACCTTTCAAGATAAGGCTGAGTTCGTAGAGATCACAAGTGCAGGGCTAAAAGAGAGCCACGCTCATGATGTTATAATAACTCAAGAAGCACCAAATTATAGAGTAAATTAG
- a CDS encoding site-specific DNA-methyltransferase has protein sequence MENHLINDIKEHFSTLITARSLAVSNDKRVLEFLLEKSSFKDEYKKRFFDSAYGALIFKKDDFLNFLDLRLLSASYTSFSNKIGLGVAEKKFLKNSQDIVLNFPFKDCVLKGGQSKDEDKSTELFFNNILAKSEIDVLFSPKVLNNFELIGGGQNDTLENVLKNKPNLLIKGNNLIALHTLKEYFRHQSEQNKVKLIYIDPPYNTGNDSFNYNDRFNHSTYLTFMKNRLEIARELLRDDGVIFVQCDDNEQAYLKVLMDEIFGRENFVCNVVYEKKYSPQNDAKWLSDNHDFIVIYAKNKTIWRPNLLPRTKEMNARYKNPDNDPRGDWKNSDCLVKTYSANYDYPIQTPSGRIVNSPKGRCWMTSKENFQKLIDDNRIYFGKDGDNVPCLKRFLSEVKQGVTPLTIWKYTEVGHNQDALREVLALFGNEKVFATPKGEKLLQRILEISTNENDLVLDFFAGSGTTLAVAHKMKRRYIGIEQMEYIESITKERLKKVIEGEQGGISKAVNWQGGGNLIYCELASLNAKFIEKIENSSDENELNQIYENLQKLAFIDYRVDIKNDLKDMEFSNLDFIDKKRILKNCLDRNMDYIPYADIDDGEYKIDEQTRILNGIFYKGGNDE, from the coding sequence ATGGAAAACCACCTAATAAACGATATTAAAGAGCATTTTAGCACTCTTATAACTGCTAGAAGTCTAGCAGTGAGTAATGATAAGAGAGTTTTGGAGTTTTTGCTAGAAAAATCAAGCTTTAAAGATGAGTATAAAAAGAGATTTTTTGACTCTGCGTATGGGGCTTTAATCTTTAAAAAAGATGATTTTTTAAATTTTTTAGATTTGAGATTGCTTAGTGCTAGTTATACAAGTTTTTCAAATAAAATTGGTCTTGGGGTAGCAGAGAAAAAATTTCTTAAAAATAGCCAAGATATCGTGCTAAATTTCCCTTTTAAAGATTGTGTATTAAAAGGCGGACAAAGCAAAGATGAGGATAAAAGCACGGAGCTATTTTTTAATAATATCTTAGCTAAAAGTGAGATTGATGTGTTATTTAGCCCAAAAGTGTTAAATAACTTTGAGCTTATAGGGGGGGGGCAGAACGATACCTTAGAAAATGTGCTTAAAAACAAGCCAAATTTACTTATAAAAGGCAATAATCTAATCGCCCTACACACTCTAAAAGAGTATTTTCGCCACCAAAGCGAACAAAACAAAGTAAAACTAATCTACATAGACCCACCTTATAACACTGGAAACGACAGCTTTAACTATAACGATAGATTTAATCACAGCACTTATTTAACTTTTATGAAAAACCGCCTAGAAATTGCAAGAGAGCTTTTAAGAGATGATGGGGTGATATTCGTCCAATGCGATGATAACGAACAAGCCTATTTAAAAGTGCTAATGGATGAGATTTTTGGGCGGGAGAATTTTGTTTGTAATGTAGTTTATGAAAAAAAATATTCTCCACAAAATGACGCAAAATGGTTAAGCGATAATCACGACTTTATAGTTATATATGCGAAAAATAAAACTATTTGGAGACCAAATTTATTACCACGCACAAAAGAAATGAACGCTAGATATAAAAACCCAGACAATGACCCAAGAGGCGACTGGAAAAATAGTGATTGCCTTGTAAAAACTTATTCAGCAAATTATGACTATCCTATACAAACTCCAAGCGGTAGAATTGTTAATTCGCCAAAAGGTCGTTGCTGGATGACTTCAAAAGAGAATTTTCAAAAACTTATAGACGATAATAGAATATATTTTGGTAAAGATGGCGATAATGTCCCTTGTTTAAAAAGATTTTTATCAGAAGTTAAACAAGGAGTTACACCACTAACTATATGGAAATATACAGAAGTTGGGCACAATCAAGATGCCCTAAGAGAAGTTTTAGCTTTGTTTGGCAATGAAAAAGTTTTTGCTACACCAAAGGGAGAAAAATTACTTCAAAGAATTCTAGAAATCTCTACAAACGAAAACGACTTAGTCTTAGATTTTTTTGCTGGAAGTGGGACGACTCTAGCAGTAGCGCATAAGATGAAAAGACGCTATATAGGCATAGAGCAAATGGAGTATATAGAGAGTATCACAAAAGAGAGATTAAAAAAGGTGATTGAGGGCGAACAAGGCGGTATAAGCAAAGCTGTAAATTGGCAAGGCGGTGGAAATTTAATTTACTGTGAATTAGCTAGTTTAAATGCTAAATTTATAGAAAAAATAGAAAATTCAAGCGATGAAAATGAGCTAAATCAAATTTATGAAAATTTACAAAAATTAGCTTTTATTGATTATAGAGTGGATATAAAAAATGATTTAAAAGATATGGAATTTTCAAATTTAGATTTTATAGACAAAAAGAGAATTCTAAAAAACTGCCTAGATAGAAATATGGATTATATCCCTTATGCTGATATAGATGATGGAGAGTATAAAATAGATGAGCAAACTAGAATTCTAAATGGCATTTTCTACAAAGGTGGCAATGATGAGTAA
- the murC gene encoding UDP-N-acetylmuramate--L-alanine ligase, with translation MKKVHFIGIGGIGISAIARFLKERNFIISGSDIADSPTTKELRASGMKITVPHCESAIDDPDFVVYSAAIKSDNVELVEARKRGIECLSRKEALPFILEGKRVFAVAGAHGKSTTSAMLASLMKGSAIIGAISKEFGSNMKYEASEDLIFEADESDSSFLNSNPFLAVVTNAEPEHMEHYDNDMDKFYAAYKGFLERAKIRVINAEDSFLSTIKMDAIRLEKGDITNLQMVLRNYEPYTSFHLKGLGKFEAWGMGEHIAIDASLAILAANSIIGLEEIRENLKKFKGIKKRFDILVANEKFALIDDYGHHPTEIKATLKSAKEYAKLLGLESITAIFQPHRYSRLLANLDGFKECFDEVDELVVLPVYAAGEEPNNIDLKSEFKGALFADTIKRNGDSIEFFDNFGVKHSLASGLVIGFGAGDISYQLRGDR, from the coding sequence ATGAAAAAGGTGCATTTTATCGGTATTGGTGGGATTGGGATTTCAGCTATTGCTAGATTTTTAAAAGAGCGTAATTTTATAATTAGTGGCTCTGATATAGCTGATAGTCCCACTACTAAAGAGCTTAGAGCTAGTGGTATGAAGATTACCGTCCCACACTGCGAAAGTGCTATAGATGATCCTGATTTTGTCGTTTATAGTGCAGCTATTAAAAGTGATAATGTGGAGCTTGTAGAGGCTAGGAAGCGTGGTATTGAGTGCTTATCTAGAAAGGAGGCTTTGCCATTTATTTTAGAGGGCAAAAGAGTATTTGCCGTAGCTGGAGCGCATGGTAAAAGCACCACTTCAGCTATGCTAGCTTCTCTTATGAAAGGTAGCGCTATAATAGGTGCTATAAGTAAAGAATTTGGCTCAAATATGAAGTATGAAGCTAGTGAGGATCTGATATTTGAAGCTGATGAGAGCGATAGTAGCTTTTTAAATTCAAATCCATTTTTAGCCGTTGTTACGAATGCTGAGCCAGAGCATATGGAGCATTATGATAATGATATGGATAAATTTTACGCTGCTTATAAGGGCTTTTTAGAGCGTGCTAAGATTAGGGTTATTAATGCTGAAGATAGCTTTTTAAGCACGATTAAGATGGACGCAATTAGATTAGAAAAAGGCGATATAACCAATCTTCAAATGGTGCTTAGAAATTATGAGCCATATACTAGTTTTCATCTTAAAGGTCTTGGTAAATTTGAAGCTTGGGGTATGGGGGAGCATATTGCTATTGATGCTAGTCTTGCTATTTTGGCTGCTAATTCTATAATTGGTCTTGAAGAGATTAGAGAAAATCTTAAGAAATTTAAAGGGATTAAAAAGCGATTTGATATATTAGTAGCTAATGAGAAATTCGCTCTAATAGATGACTATGGTCATCATCCAACCGAGATTAAAGCGACTTTAAAGAGTGCTAAGGAGTATGCGAAACTACTTGGGCTTGAGAGTATCACAGCGATATTTCAGCCACATAGATACTCAAGGTTATTAGCAAATTTAGATGGATTTAAAGAGTGTTTTGATGAAGTTGATGAGCTTGTGGTATTGCCTGTTTATGCTGCTGGAGAGGAACCAAATAATATAGATTTAAAGAGCGAATTTAAGGGTGCTTTATTTGCTGATACTATCAAACGAAATGGCGATAGTATCGAGTTTTTTGATAATTTTGGTGTAAAGCATAGTTTAGCTAGTGGGTTGGTTATTGGATTTGGTGCTGGTGATATCAGCTATCAGCTTAGGGGAGACAGATGA
- a CDS encoding carbon-nitrogen hydrolase family protein encodes MSRVAALQLHTLAMSDSRIDHYLSLAAKGGASVVVLGEYVINSFFNDIIKMPKSMIKEQSEQKKSSLLAMANRYNLTIIAPLLQVKGKECKKVVAKFSPQSTKYEEQNILIDYPHWNEAKFYSKKESFGIMSFSVDRIKFGVIFGFEAHFDRIWAEIVAKKIDCVLLPSACALNSSSRWNELLKMRAFTNNVYIVRVNRLGKTKFDDIESEFYGQSMLINPHGEIENSLDSNEGMLMCDIDKKLILQARSIWKFRQKAEALLGLNI; translated from the coding sequence GTGAGTAGGGTTGCGGCTTTACAGCTACACACTTTGGCTATGAGTGATTCTAGGATTGATCACTACTTAAGCTTAGCGGCAAAGGGTGGGGCTAGTGTGGTTGTGCTTGGTGAGTATGTGATAAATTCATTTTTTAATGATATTATCAAAATGCCTAAATCTATGATAAAAGAGCAAAGTGAGCAAAAAAAGAGTAGTCTTCTAGCTATGGCAAATAGATATAATCTAACGATAATCGCTCCACTTTTACAAGTTAAAGGCAAAGAGTGTAAAAAGGTAGTAGCGAAATTTAGCCCACAAAGCACAAAATATGAAGAGCAAAATATCTTAATAGATTATCCGCACTGGAATGAAGCGAAATTTTATTCTAAAAAAGAGAGTTTTGGGATAATGAGCTTTAGCGTTGATAGGATTAAATTTGGCGTTATTTTTGGATTTGAGGCGCATTTTGATCGTATTTGGGCTGAGATTGTGGCTAAAAAGATTGATTGCGTTTTATTACCAAGTGCTTGTGCTTTAAACTCAAGTAGTCGCTGGAATGAGCTTTTAAAGATGAGAGCATTTACAAATAATGTATATATTGTCCGTGTAAATAGACTAGGTAAGACTAAATTTGATGATATTGAGAGTGAGTTTTATGGGCAAAGTATGCTTATCAATCCGCATGGAGAGATTGAAAATAGCTTAGATTCAAATGAGGGAATGCTAATGTGTGATATTGATAAAAAGCTGATTTTACAAGCTCGTTCAATATGGAAATTTAGACAAAAAGCTGAAGCTTTATTAGGATTAAATATATGA